From Medicago truncatula cultivar Jemalong A17 chromosome 7, MtrunA17r5.0-ANR, whole genome shotgun sequence, a single genomic window includes:
- the LOC120576854 gene encoding uncharacterized protein, whose product MDSYRNMTCILKVDTQTSGWEKSVTKVIKRIKDVNKILIDITKAGKHAELLAADIGGSSSGGRHNHSRGHGSNPYRSNSVLTLPGLEQRQHKKHQRPYDTNNRCVIL is encoded by the exons ATGGATTCCTACCGTAACATG acATGTATACTGAAAGTGGATACCCAAACTTCTGGTTGGGAGAAGTCCGTAACAAAAGTGATTAAGCGAATCAAAG AtgtaaacaaaatattgatCGACATAACAAAAGCTGGGAAACACGCTGAACTCCTTGCTGCCGATATCGGTGGTAGCAGCAGTGGAGGTCGACACAATCACAGTCGCGGACACGGGTCTAATCCTTACAGATCCAATAGTGTTTTAACACTACCTGGACTAGAACAAAGGCAACATAAGAAACACCAACGTCCCTATGATACAAATAACAGATGTGTTATTTTGTGA
- the LOC11433594 gene encoding ADP-ribosylation factor 1, translating into MGLSFTKLFSRLFAKKEMRILMVGLDAAGKTTILYKLKLGEIVTTIPTIGFNVETVEYKNISFTVWDVGGQDKIRPLWRHYFQNTQGLIFVVDSNDRDRVVEARDELHRMLNEDELRDAVLLVFANKQDLPNAMNAAEITDKLGLHSLRQRHWYIQSTCATSGEGLYEGLDWLSNNIASKS; encoded by the exons ATGGGTCTATCATTCACCAAGCTATTCAGCCGGTTGTTTGCGAAGAAGGAAATGCGTATACTTATGGTCGGTCTCGATGCCGCTGGTAAGACCACCATTCTCTATAAGCTCAAGCTTGGAGAAATTGTCACCACCATTCCCACCATTG GGTTTAACGTGGAAACTGTGGAATACAAGAACATTAGCTTCACTGTGTGGGATGTTGGTGGCCAGGACAAG ATTCGTCCtttatggagacattacttccAAAATACACAAGGGCTTATTTTTGTGGTTGATAGCAATGACCGAGATCGTGTTGTTGAAGCTAGGGACGAGCTGCACAGGATGTTAAACGAG GATGAGTTGAGAGATGCTGTGCTTCTTGTTTTTGCAAACAAGCAAGATCTTCCAAATGCTATGAATGCTGCTGAAATAACTGATAAGCTAGGTCTTCATTCACTTCGTCAGCGTCACTG GTATATCCAGAGCACATGTGCTACCTCTGGTGAAGGACTTTATGAAGGACTAGACTGGCTCTCAAACAACATTGCAAGCAAg TCTTAG
- the LOC11433595 gene encoding nitrogen regulatory protein P-II homolog, with protein sequence MALIAKPNVFNGLNFHINETQFPFSSFSVIRKRFGDSSHRNVVLKSNGNASILPKIRAQNLPDYVPESKFYKVEAILRPWRIPQVSSGLLKMGIRGVTVSDVKGFGAQGGSKERQGGSEFSEDNFVAKVKMEIVVRKDQVEAVINKIMETARTGEIGDGKIFLIPVSDVIRIRTGERGEQAERMAGGLTDALSV encoded by the exons ATGGCTTTGATTGCGAAACCGAACGTGTTCAACGGTTTGAATTTTCATATCAATGAAActcaatttcctttttcaagCTTCAGCGTCATTCGCAAGCGTTTCGGAGATTCTTCTCATCGCAATGTGGTCCTAAAAAGCAACGGAAATGCATCGATTCTTCCCAAAATCAGAGCTCAAAACCTTCCTG ACTATGTTCCTGAATCCAAGTTTTACAAAGTTGAAGCCATTCTCAG GCCATGGAGAATCCCTCAGGTTTCTTCG GGTTTGTTGAAAATGGGAATTCGTGGTGTCACTGTATCTGATGTCAAGGGGTTTGGTGCTCAGGGTGGCTCAAAAGAGAGGCAGGGAG GCTCCGAATTTTCTGAAGACAATTTTGTTGCCAAAGTTAAAATGGAAATAGTGGTGAGAAAAGACCAG GTTGAGGCAGTGATAAACAAAATTATGGAGACGGCAAGAACTGGGGAGATTGGTGATGGCAAAATTTTCT TGATCCCTGTATCTGATGTAATAAGAATCCGCACAG GTGAGCGTGGGGAGCAGGCTGAGAGGATGGCTGGGGGACTAACTGACGCGTTGTCTGTTTGA
- the LOC11426627 gene encoding uncharacterized protein — MSDFVYRISTAKEWEELQRNGSTFGGELDKSSSFIHLSKLEQVRSTLDNFFLNSKDELYLLQIDAKKLGDGLVYEIVDGSNSFPHFYGPSRSFIPLPLDVVTKAEELSLSNGRFSCSLLD; from the exons ATGAGTGATTTTGTGTACAGAATCAGCACGGCGAAGGAATGGGAGGAATTGCAAAGAAATGGGTCCACTTTCGGTGGTGAACTTGACAAGTCTTCTTCTTTCATCCATCTTAGCAAACTCGAACAG GTTCGATCAACGTTGGATAATTTTTTCTTGAATTCTAAAGATGAACTCTACCTTCTTCAGATTGATGCTAAGAAG CTTGGCGATGGTTTGGTGTATGAAATTGTGGACGGTTCAAATAGTTTCCCTCATTTTTATGGGCCATCTCGAAGCTTTATCCCTCTCCCTCTAGATGTGGTCACAAAAGCGGAGGAGCTGTCTCTTTCAAATGGTCGGTTCAGTTGTAGTTTGCTTGATTAA